The following proteins are encoded in a genomic region of Xanthomonas cassavae CFBP 4642:
- a CDS encoding PqqD family protein, giving the protein MRIAPTTLIAQAPGCLTAEMGEELVIMSTERGLYFSLDPVGKDVWMQIASPRTLGDLCDRLSAQYATARSIIEADVIALLETLHGAGAVEIRA; this is encoded by the coding sequence ATGCGCATCGCTCCGACGACTCTGATCGCACAAGCCCCGGGGTGTCTTACCGCTGAAATGGGCGAAGAACTGGTGATCATGAGTACCGAGCGCGGCCTGTACTTCTCGCTCGACCCGGTCGGCAAGGATGTCTGGATGCAGATTGCTTCGCCGCGCACCCTCGGCGATCTATGCGATCGACTCAGCGCGCAATACGCCACGGCCAGATCCATCATCGAGGCAGACGTGATCGCGCTGCTGGAAACGTTGCACGGCGCCGGTGCGGTCGAGATCCGCGCTTGA
- a CDS encoding class I SAM-dependent methyltransferase has translation MSSPRMPWHRLLTRTGLRLLYRAARNREGRGYARLQLTARAPLFQDYGTTSLDRYPSLFSYVQGALAGLPAPRLLSFGCSTGEEVISLRHYFPDAEIIGLDIHPGHIALCRQWLGTHPDAGLRFAVAGNTVEEGQASYDAIFCLAVLRRGDLARHRGARCDHLIRFRDVEAQLQDFARCLRPGGLLVVRHANFRLRDTQAARWFEPVLTMPTPARADTPLFGPDNRRLPVQSDDQAVFRRRAVPHD, from the coding sequence ATGAGCTCGCCACGAATGCCCTGGCATCGCCTGCTGACCCGGACCGGCCTGCGATTACTGTATCGGGCGGCGCGCAACCGCGAAGGGCGGGGGTACGCCCGGCTGCAGCTCACGGCGCGGGCGCCCCTGTTCCAGGACTATGGCACCACGTCGTTGGATCGCTATCCGTCGCTGTTTAGCTACGTGCAAGGCGCGCTCGCCGGATTACCTGCGCCGCGCTTGCTGTCCTTCGGCTGCTCGACGGGCGAAGAAGTGATCAGCCTGCGCCATTACTTCCCGGATGCGGAGATCATTGGGCTGGATATCCATCCCGGCCATATCGCGCTGTGCCGACAGTGGCTTGGGACGCACCCGGATGCCGGCCTGCGGTTCGCGGTGGCGGGCAATACGGTGGAAGAGGGCCAGGCGAGCTACGACGCCATTTTCTGTCTGGCGGTTCTGCGACGCGGCGACCTGGCGCGGCATCGCGGCGCGCGGTGCGATCACCTGATCCGGTTCCGGGACGTCGAGGCGCAACTGCAGGACTTCGCCCGTTGCCTGCGTCCAGGCGGGTTGCTGGTGGTGCGTCACGCCAATTTCCGTCTGCGCGATACCCAGGCGGCGCGTTGGTTCGAACCGGTACTGACCATGCCAACCCCGGCGCGCGCGGACACGCCGCTGTTCGGCCCCGACAACCGACGCCTGCCGGTGCAGTCTGACGACCAGGCCGTGTTCCGCCGCCGTGCAGTTCCCCACGATTGA
- a CDS encoding asparagine synthetase B family protein — protein MSDFAGIWHLDGRPVEPDAIQRLGNALQARGIGPARIWNAGEFAVVHRQHVFTPEDDDERLPRIGASGALLVADSSLVGRRELVHALGWSTLPAQADGELLLEALQRWDTAALPRLHGSYALALYRPDQRRLLLARDPVGQRSLFVHRGPRLIAFSTRLPALLTLPGVPRDLDEQSLADQLVMDRSRPQRTVYRAIDRVPAGHTMQLTPEVTCTRRWWSLPEAGSLQLGSDADVEAAAADVLDRAVADALRASKPAAACLTGGLDSGSVVLSAARQSAPVPLLTLTRVPQATTAAANATHCYDESPRARLLAASHPGIDWHMVGDDDGDWGEYDAERWWQVNGQPMRSPLNMAWFFPLHRFLHARGGNVLIGGEMGNAFFSYDGLVHLPELLCARQWRTLLTQTRALARNQGLSSRKALQRFVLRPFAPVVALRYWHGLPAAPWMQYAALHPDLARKLRMHRQLDRDRYRIRLGGRHRSAHALREWLLGHAAAMDGWGTLRAISGVDFRMPLADRRVIEFFGSLPLDQFLRDGVTRSLPRRLLAARGAPPEIFANRQVGVQHGDWFAHLTAQRAAMQAQLHALRDSALARRVLDLPRLQALMDDWPHDAQAAESRREAYLQMLVFGLQTGRFLAWHERGGS, from the coding sequence ATGAGCGATTTTGCCGGTATCTGGCATCTGGATGGCCGCCCGGTCGAACCGGACGCAATCCAGCGACTAGGGAACGCGCTACAGGCGCGTGGCATTGGCCCTGCCAGAATCTGGAACGCGGGCGAGTTCGCGGTGGTGCATCGCCAGCATGTCTTCACTCCCGAAGACGATGACGAGAGATTACCTCGCATCGGCGCATCCGGGGCGTTACTGGTCGCCGACAGTTCGCTTGTAGGCCGTCGCGAGCTCGTGCACGCACTGGGCTGGTCGACCTTGCCCGCGCAGGCGGACGGCGAGCTATTGCTCGAGGCTCTGCAACGCTGGGATACGGCCGCGTTACCGCGGCTGCACGGCAGCTACGCCTTGGCACTGTATCGACCGGACCAACGTCGGCTGTTGCTGGCGCGCGATCCGGTCGGCCAGCGGTCGCTGTTCGTGCACCGTGGACCACGGCTGATTGCCTTCTCGACCCGATTGCCGGCCTTGCTGACGCTGCCGGGTGTTCCCAGGGACCTGGACGAGCAGAGCTTGGCCGACCAGCTCGTGATGGACCGCAGCCGGCCGCAGCGCACGGTCTACCGCGCAATCGACCGGGTGCCTGCCGGGCATACCATGCAACTGACACCGGAGGTGACCTGCACCAGGCGCTGGTGGTCACTGCCCGAGGCAGGCTCATTGCAACTGGGCAGCGATGCCGATGTGGAAGCCGCCGCGGCCGACGTGCTCGATCGCGCGGTCGCCGATGCCTTGCGCGCCAGCAAGCCGGCAGCCGCCTGCCTCACCGGCGGACTCGATAGCGGCTCGGTCGTGCTCTCGGCCGCGCGCCAATCGGCGCCGGTCCCATTGCTCACCCTCACGCGGGTGCCGCAAGCAACCACGGCTGCGGCGAACGCCACCCATTGTTACGACGAATCTCCGCGCGCCCGTCTTCTGGCCGCCAGCCATCCGGGGATCGATTGGCACATGGTCGGCGACGATGACGGCGACTGGGGTGAGTACGATGCCGAACGCTGGTGGCAGGTCAATGGTCAACCGATGCGCTCGCCCTTGAACATGGCCTGGTTCTTTCCGCTGCACCGATTCCTGCACGCGCGCGGTGGAAATGTGTTGATCGGAGGCGAGATGGGGAACGCCTTCTTCAGTTACGACGGTCTGGTGCATCTGCCGGAACTGCTATGCGCCCGCCAGTGGCGCACGCTGCTGACGCAGACGCGCGCGCTTGCCCGGAATCAGGGGTTGAGTTCGCGTAAAGCGCTGCAGCGGTTTGTCTTGCGCCCCTTCGCGCCAGTGGTGGCGCTGCGGTATTGGCACGGCTTGCCGGCCGCGCCCTGGATGCAATACGCAGCGTTGCATCCGGATTTGGCACGCAAGCTTCGCATGCACCGTCAGCTGGACCGGGATCGCTACCGGATCCGACTCGGCGGACGCCATCGCTCTGCGCATGCCCTGCGCGAATGGTTGCTCGGCCATGCAGCGGCGATGGATGGTTGGGGCACGCTGCGGGCGATCTCCGGCGTTGACTTCCGCATGCCGCTCGCCGACCGGCGCGTCATCGAGTTCTTCGGCAGCCTGCCGCTGGACCAGTTCCTGCGCGATGGTGTCACCCGCTCGTTGCCGCGGCGCTTGCTTGCCGCACGTGGCGCTCCGCCGGAGATCTTCGCCAACCGGCAGGTCGGCGTGCAGCATGGCGACTGGTTTGCGCATCTCACCGCACAGCGCGCGGCCATGCAGGCGCAACTCCATGCACTACGCGATTCGGCGCTCGCCCGCCGCGTGCTTGACCTGCCACGCCTGCAGGCATTGATGGACGATTGGCCACATGATGCGCAAGCGGCCGAATCCAGACGCGAGGCCTATCTGCAGATGCTGGTGTTCGGTCTGCAGACCGGCCGATTCCTGGCCTGGCACGAACGCGGCGGCAGCTGA
- a CDS encoding lasso peptide biosynthesis B2 protein produces the protein MFQRQHALQPPGIPAAAHPLSGAGRAMIGSRAVAGVRQSLLAFTRLPRFERLLLVPTWLLLGAARGAVRWIGFRHLARWVGHQMAVPPALPRLDERAQRRALQIGRTVRLAARHTPWRSNCLAQALASHCLLVVFRVAHVLCLGVARSADGAALQAHAWVVAGSQHVTGGHGTDRFTRVGCFVPYVWPPQ, from the coding sequence ATGTTCCAGCGCCAGCACGCGCTGCAACCGCCAGGCATTCCCGCAGCGGCCCACCCGCTGTCGGGGGCAGGGCGGGCGATGATCGGTTCTCGTGCTGTCGCCGGCGTGCGCCAAAGTCTGCTGGCGTTCACCCGCCTGCCTCGTTTCGAACGCCTGCTGCTGGTGCCGACCTGGCTGCTGCTGGGCGCGGCACGTGGCGCCGTGCGGTGGATAGGCTTCCGCCACCTGGCCCGCTGGGTGGGCCACCAGATGGCGGTGCCGCCTGCCCTGCCGCGCCTGGACGAGCGCGCGCAACGTCGCGCCCTGCAGATCGGCCGGACGGTGAGACTGGCTGCTCGCCATACGCCCTGGCGATCCAACTGCCTGGCGCAAGCGCTGGCTTCGCATTGCCTGCTGGTGGTCTTCCGGGTCGCTCATGTGCTCTGCCTGGGAGTCGCGCGCAGTGCAGACGGGGCGGCGCTGCAAGCGCATGCCTGGGTCGTCGCCGGCAGCCAGCACGTGACCGGTGGGCACGGTACCGACCGCTTTACCCGGGTGGGTTGCTTCGTGCCCTACGTATGGCCGCCCCAGTGA
- a CDS encoding ABC transporter ATP-binding protein codes for MAAPVTVFRFVTGVLRWAPRGQRIGLLMLMVLAAATEGIGVLLLVPLLSALQGDAVATGAAHQLLRLLAALGVRASSPIPLLLLFCLALLLRSAIQFGREQLAARLQQDVGERLRISSFAALLGAQWRWLAGQRTGDHASLILSDVSRAEVGLGHGLAMASTAVTAALYLLAAFALSWVLALVATLSGIALLLLVGSQRHEVALLGRQLTQAHQGLHAGLHDRLSGLRLAKILGAETAYLAAFERTARTVRNQQLRFARGLSVSKAWLQSAGAILLAFFTYLGLHFLHMGMAELLVLVAIFARLVPLLTTVQQQRQYCLHAASAFAEIERRLQESREWTEPAPPDAAPPLQLTTSLALSTVRVQYAGRDTPALQDLSLLLPARTTTAVVGASGAGKSTLADVLSGLLSPDGGALEIDGVVLDAAARRSWRRSVAYVSQDAFLLNDSVRNNLLMVCPHASEAALHAALEQAAAQFVHALPQGWDTPVGDGGMPLSGGERQRLALARALLQRPALLILDEATSALDHENETRIRSAIQRLHGDVTVLLIGHRLALLDQADTVLVLDQGRLVAQGPWQVVAPVWIGAR; via the coding sequence ATGGCCGCCCCAGTGACGGTCTTCCGTTTCGTCACCGGCGTGTTGCGTTGGGCACCGCGCGGTCAGCGCATCGGGCTGTTGATGCTGATGGTGCTGGCCGCTGCGACAGAAGGCATCGGCGTGCTGTTGCTGGTGCCCTTGCTGAGTGCACTGCAGGGCGACGCCGTCGCGACGGGAGCGGCACACCAGCTGTTGCGTCTGCTCGCGGCGCTTGGTGTCCGGGCGAGCTCGCCGATCCCGTTGTTGCTTCTGTTCTGTCTGGCACTGCTGCTGCGCAGCGCGATCCAGTTCGGCCGCGAACAGCTTGCCGCGCGACTGCAGCAGGACGTGGGCGAACGGCTGCGCATCAGCAGTTTCGCTGCCCTGCTCGGTGCGCAATGGCGTTGGCTGGCGGGCCAGCGCACTGGCGACCATGCCAGTCTCATCCTGAGTGATGTGAGCCGCGCCGAAGTCGGGCTGGGACACGGTCTTGCGATGGCCTCCACGGCGGTCACCGCCGCGCTCTACCTGCTGGCCGCCTTCGCGCTGTCCTGGGTGCTGGCGCTGGTCGCCACGCTGAGCGGGATTGCGTTGCTGTTGTTGGTAGGCAGCCAGCGTCACGAGGTGGCGCTGCTTGGACGCCAGTTGACGCAGGCACACCAGGGCTTGCACGCGGGCCTGCACGACCGCCTGTCCGGCCTGCGCCTGGCCAAGATCCTTGGGGCCGAAACGGCGTATCTGGCGGCATTCGAACGCACGGCCCGGACCGTGCGCAACCAGCAACTGCGGTTTGCGCGGGGTTTGAGCGTGTCCAAGGCCTGGCTGCAGAGCGCCGGTGCGATCCTGCTGGCGTTCTTTACCTACCTCGGCCTGCACTTCCTGCACATGGGCATGGCCGAGCTGCTCGTCCTGGTGGCGATCTTCGCTCGCCTGGTCCCGCTGTTGACGACAGTGCAGCAACAGCGCCAGTACTGCCTGCATGCGGCGTCGGCGTTCGCCGAAATCGAACGCCGGCTACAGGAAAGCAGGGAGTGGACCGAGCCGGCGCCGCCTGACGCCGCACCACCGCTCCAGCTGACCACCTCGCTCGCGCTGTCCACGGTCCGGGTCCAGTACGCTGGACGCGACACGCCCGCGCTGCAGGATCTGTCACTGCTATTACCGGCGCGTACCACCACGGCCGTGGTCGGTGCCTCCGGTGCCGGCAAGAGTACGCTGGCCGACGTCCTGAGCGGCTTGCTGAGCCCGGATGGGGGGGCGCTGGAGATCGATGGCGTGGTGCTGGATGCGGCCGCCCGGCGCAGTTGGCGCCGCTCGGTGGCCTACGTGTCGCAGGACGCGTTCCTGCTCAACGACAGCGTGCGCAACAACCTGTTGATGGTTTGCCCGCATGCCAGTGAGGCGGCCTTACACGCGGCCTTGGAGCAGGCCGCAGCCCAGTTTGTGCATGCGCTGCCGCAGGGTTGGGACACACCGGTCGGCGATGGCGGCATGCCGCTGTCCGGAGGCGAACGCCAGCGCCTGGCCCTGGCCAGGGCGCTGTTGCAACGTCCGGCGTTGTTGATCCTGGACGAAGCCACCAGCGCGCTGGACCACGAGAACGAGACACGCATCCGCAGCGCCATCCAGCGCCTCCATGGCGACGTGACCGTGCTGCTCATCGGCCATCGGCTGGCGTTGCTGGACCAGGCCGATACCGTCCTGGTCCTGGACCAAGGGCGGCTGGTCGCGCAGGGCCCATGGCAGGTGGTGGCGCCGGTCTGGATCGGCGCACGGTGA
- a CDS encoding lipopolysaccharide biosynthesis protein, with the protein MKPRLPPDWRNLVRGVSAQWGSILFAAAVSLALSVWLARGMGPAGFGRYAYLLNLATLLALLQDAGMRTLVLREGVAAGIPAPMARALPGLARGHLLWSTLLLAAASLAARHAGGDPALVWAVLCFGAVTLTQLVSAQLKAAGLWQRDASWLAGARALSAVLVVMAVLLLGYDPGVVFAAWGCGLVLAYLWLGRGLRDRPQWRPQPLAYRAAAGFFWIDTATGLYRRSDVVILQHMVPAAELGQYAAAYRVFDGVLLLAMPVALLLFRQLRLQRTQATRARRLEDRALWLAGAAGLALAATGAWFGTLLMELLYGAAYRVVAGQVLGWLFAAFVFVLPNYVLTQAAIASDRQRWYVLGAGLAAVVNIALNLLLTRQYGVHGAAIAVIATEATLTATLWCGLRIAGRGRAHA; encoded by the coding sequence GTGAAACCGCGTCTGCCGCCTGACTGGCGCAACCTGGTACGTGGAGTGTCGGCGCAGTGGGGGTCGATCCTGTTCGCCGCCGCCGTCTCACTGGCGCTGTCGGTATGGCTGGCGCGCGGTATGGGACCGGCCGGCTTCGGGCGCTATGCCTACCTGCTCAATCTGGCGACCTTGCTGGCGCTGCTGCAGGATGCCGGCATGCGTACCCTGGTGCTGCGCGAAGGGGTTGCCGCCGGCATCCCCGCACCGATGGCGCGCGCGCTGCCTGGGCTGGCACGCGGGCACTTGCTGTGGTCCACGCTGTTGCTGGCCGCCGCCAGCCTGGCAGCGCGCCACGCCGGCGGCGATCCCGCACTGGTCTGGGCGGTGCTGTGCTTCGGTGCGGTGACGCTGACCCAGTTGGTCTCCGCCCAGTTGAAGGCGGCGGGCCTCTGGCAACGCGACGCCAGCTGGCTGGCGGGTGCGCGTGCGCTCAGCGCGGTGCTGGTGGTGATGGCCGTCCTGCTGCTTGGTTACGACCCCGGCGTGGTCTTCGCTGCCTGGGGATGCGGTCTGGTGCTTGCCTATCTCTGGCTGGGGAGAGGCCTGCGGGATCGACCGCAATGGCGGCCGCAGCCGCTGGCCTACCGCGCGGCAGCCGGCTTCTTCTGGATCGACACGGCCACCGGCCTGTACCGTCGCAGCGACGTGGTGATCCTGCAGCACATGGTGCCTGCGGCGGAGCTTGGGCAGTACGCCGCGGCGTATCGCGTGTTCGATGGCGTGCTGCTACTGGCGATGCCTGTCGCCTTATTGCTGTTCCGCCAGTTGCGGCTGCAACGCACGCAGGCCACACGTGCGCGCCGCCTGGAAGATCGCGCGCTGTGGCTGGCCGGTGCGGCAGGGCTGGCGCTGGCGGCGACCGGTGCCTGGTTCGGTACCTTGCTGATGGAACTGTTGTACGGAGCGGCGTATCGCGTAGTGGCGGGGCAGGTGCTCGGCTGGCTGTTCGCCGCGTTCGTGTTCGTCCTGCCGAACTATGTGCTGACCCAGGCCGCCATCGCCAGCGACCGGCAGCGTTGGTACGTGCTCGGCGCCGGTCTGGCGGCGGTGGTCAACATCGCGCTGAACCTGCTGCTCACCCGTCAGTACGGTGTGCACGGGGCAGCCATCGCCGTGATCGCCACCGAAGCGACGCTGACCGCCACGTTATGGTGCGGGTTGCGCATTGCGGGGCGCGGCCGCGCCCACGCGTAG
- a CDS encoding NAD-dependent epimerase/dehydratase family protein — translation MKRVLVTGAAGMIGRRVAGALLQRGDAVAGLDDLSSGMRFPEDLHAAIVADVDQRETVAAALREFRADALVHLAAIHHIPTCETQRIRCLQANVVGTESVLHAASDATVGHVVIASSGAVYAWGDGALDEHDSATEARDNYALSKLCNETQLRLWCTAHTGRRGRAARLFNTIAHDDPNAHLIPDVLAQLAADPAETPRLRLGNLQPCRDYIHADDAAAGLIALLDDERPDPAFDVFNLCSGVEHSVAELVGQIGALLGRSPRPEVDPQRRRRIDRLHQLGDPGKAARVLGWRARWNLREALQRVLAATDASTGQRT, via the coding sequence ATGAAGCGGGTGCTGGTCACCGGCGCGGCCGGGATGATCGGGCGACGCGTTGCTGGCGCGTTGCTGCAGCGTGGCGATGCGGTGGCGGGGTTGGACGATCTATCCAGCGGCATGCGGTTTCCGGAAGACCTGCATGCGGCGATCGTCGCCGACGTCGACCAACGCGAGACGGTCGCTGCCGCACTGCGTGAGTTCCGTGCCGATGCGCTGGTCCATCTGGCTGCCATCCATCACATCCCTACCTGCGAGACGCAACGCATACGCTGCCTGCAGGCGAACGTCGTCGGCACCGAAAGCGTGCTGCACGCTGCCAGCGACGCGACCGTGGGACACGTGGTGATCGCCTCCAGCGGTGCGGTCTACGCCTGGGGTGACGGCGCGCTGGACGAACACGACAGTGCAACCGAAGCGCGCGACAACTACGCGCTGTCCAAGCTCTGCAACGAAACACAACTGCGGCTGTGGTGCACGGCCCACACTGGCCGACGCGGGCGCGCCGCCCGTCTGTTCAACACGATTGCCCACGACGATCCCAACGCGCACCTGATACCGGACGTGCTGGCGCAGCTGGCCGCCGACCCGGCAGAAACGCCGCGCCTGCGGCTGGGCAACCTGCAGCCGTGCCGGGACTACATCCATGCAGACGACGCCGCAGCAGGATTGATCGCGCTGCTTGATGATGAGCGGCCCGACCCGGCCTTCGATGTATTCAATCTATGTTCCGGGGTGGAGCATTCGGTTGCCGAGCTGGTGGGACAGATCGGTGCGCTGCTTGGGCGATCACCGCGCCCGGAGGTGGACCCGCAACGTCGGCGGCGAATCGACCGTCTTCACCAGCTGGGCGATCCAGGCAAGGCGGCCCGCGTGCTGGGGTGGCGCGCACGCTGGAATTTGCGCGAGGCATTGCAGCGCGTGTTGGCGGCTACCGACGCGTCCACCGGACAGCGCACGTGA
- a CDS encoding TylF/MycF family methyltransferase: MTTIERLKFAYHRLRGGANLHRNDALGALFRAWAYVHATQLAGDYYEFGVYRGNSLAHAWLSYRHHRRHLEHCARLPYRRKGTVSAFLAQRPRFYGFDTFVGMPANLEGEDSLAAGSFFATQAQAQARCAAVGLKAPDLQLVPGLFTDNAQAIGRTPAAIVHMDCDLYSSAHDALTLIAPRLVQGSVMLCDDYDLFRADHQQGERRALQECAARFGIAFEPWFAYAAASRAFLCHVPTLAPAPQP, from the coding sequence GTGACGACCATCGAACGCCTCAAGTTCGCCTACCATCGGTTGCGTGGGGGAGCGAACCTGCATCGTAACGATGCACTCGGCGCACTGTTTCGTGCATGGGCTTACGTGCATGCGACCCAGCTGGCCGGCGACTACTACGAATTTGGCGTGTATCGCGGCAACAGCCTCGCCCACGCGTGGTTGAGCTATCGCCATCATCGGCGGCATCTGGAGCACTGCGCGCGGCTGCCCTACCGCAGGAAGGGGACGGTGTCGGCGTTTCTGGCGCAGCGCCCACGCTTCTACGGCTTCGACACGTTTGTCGGGATGCCGGCAAATCTGGAAGGCGAAGACAGCCTGGCTGCCGGCAGCTTTTTTGCCACGCAGGCGCAGGCGCAAGCGCGCTGTGCGGCGGTCGGTCTGAAGGCGCCGGATCTGCAACTGGTGCCTGGATTGTTCACCGACAATGCGCAAGCCATTGGCCGCACGCCTGCGGCGATCGTGCATATGGATTGCGATCTCTACAGCTCGGCGCACGACGCCCTGACCCTGATCGCACCGCGTCTTGTGCAGGGCAGCGTCATGCTGTGCGACGACTACGATCTGTTTCGCGCCGACCACCAACAGGGCGAGCGCCGGGCGCTGCAGGAATGCGCCGCTCGCTTCGGCATCGCGTTCGAACCCTGGTTCGCCTATGCCGCCGCCTCGCGTGCCTTCCTGTGCCATGTTCCGACGCTTGCACCTGCCCCGCAGCCATGA